The proteins below are encoded in one region of Belonocnema kinseyi isolate 2016_QV_RU_SX_M_011 chromosome 3, B_treatae_v1, whole genome shotgun sequence:
- the LOC117169177 gene encoding uncharacterized protein LOC117169177 isoform X1 — protein MYDSASCSYAGALDLKGSLGAGVAAAGVSVASSSIKQDNWPYRGLACGSTFQQLKQSVEKAKQALADRGGYLAGAFSPPPRVNSTIPPTTSITELFILFSWKLKKAIVYVHLNLVQKP, from the exons ATGTACGACAGCGCCAGCTGTTCGTATGCAGGAGCGCTGGACTTAAAGGGATCGTTGGGAGCTGGAGTAGCGGCCGCAGGAGTTTCGGTCGCGTCCTCTAGCATCAAGCAAGATAACTGGCCGTACAGAGGTCTAGCTTGCGGTAGCACTTTTCAGCAACTTAAGCAAAGTGTTGAAAAAGCCAAACAAGCCCTCGCAGATAGAGGGGGTTACCTTGCAGGTGCATTTTCACCCCCACCACGTGTCAATTCTACCATTCCGCCTACGACTTCAATCACTG AACTCTTCATTCTTTTCAGCTGGAAATTAAAGAAAGCTATAGTATATGTTCACTTGAATTTGGTGCAAAAGCCGTAA
- the LOC117169177 gene encoding uncharacterized protein LOC117169177 isoform X3 gives MYDSASCSYAGALDLKGSLGAGVAAAGVSVASSSIKQDNWPYRGLACGSTFQQLKQSVEKAKQALADRGGYLAGAFSPPPRVNSTIPPTTSITAGN, from the exons ATGTACGACAGCGCCAGCTGTTCGTATGCAGGAGCGCTGGACTTAAAGGGATCGTTGGGAGCTGGAGTAGCGGCCGCAGGAGTTTCGGTCGCGTCCTCTAGCATCAAGCAAGATAACTGGCCGTACAGAGGTCTAGCTTGCGGTAGCACTTTTCAGCAACTTAAGCAAAGTGTTGAAAAAGCCAAACAAGCCCTCGCAGATAGAGGGGGTTACCTTGCAGGTGCATTTTCACCCCCACCACGTGTCAATTCTACCATTCCGCCTACGACTTCAATCACTG CTGGAAATTAA
- the LOC117169177 gene encoding DNA-binding protein D-ETS-3-like isoform X4 codes for MYDSASCSYAGALDLKGSLGAGVAAAGVSVASSSIKQDNWPYRGLACGSTFQQLKQSVEKAKQALADRGGYLAGAFSPPPRVNSTIPPTTSITE; via the coding sequence ATGTACGACAGCGCCAGCTGTTCGTATGCAGGAGCGCTGGACTTAAAGGGATCGTTGGGAGCTGGAGTAGCGGCCGCAGGAGTTTCGGTCGCGTCCTCTAGCATCAAGCAAGATAACTGGCCGTACAGAGGTCTAGCTTGCGGTAGCACTTTTCAGCAACTTAAGCAAAGTGTTGAAAAAGCCAAACAAGCCCTCGCAGATAGAGGGGGTTACCTTGCAGGTGCATTTTCACCCCCACCACGTGTCAATTCTACCATTCCGCCTACGACTTCAATCACTG
- the LOC117169177 gene encoding uncharacterized protein LOC117169177 isoform X2, with protein MYDSASCSYAGALDLKGSLGAGVAAAGVSVASSSIKQDNWPYRGLACGSTFQQLKQSVEKAKQALADRGGYLAGAFSPPPRVNSTIPPTTSITDDVPQP; from the coding sequence ATGTACGACAGCGCCAGCTGTTCGTATGCAGGAGCGCTGGACTTAAAGGGATCGTTGGGAGCTGGAGTAGCGGCCGCAGGAGTTTCGGTCGCGTCCTCTAGCATCAAGCAAGATAACTGGCCGTACAGAGGTCTAGCTTGCGGTAGCACTTTTCAGCAACTTAAGCAAAGTGTTGAAAAAGCCAAACAAGCCCTCGCAGATAGAGGGGGTTACCTTGCAGGTGCATTTTCACCCCCACCACGTGTCAATTCTACCATTCCGCCTACGACTTCAATCACTG